The sequence CCACGGCGGTCGGCGGCAGCAGGGTCTCGTACCGCCCGGCGGGCAGCTCGATCTTCCGCTCCGCCCAGCCCAGGCGTACGGCGAGCTCCGCGTCCAGGACCGTCGGGTCCACGTCCTTGAAGTCCCGGGTCGAGCGGCCCGCCCAGGCCGAGCGCTGCCGGTCCGGGGACTTGGCGTTGAGCTCCAGGGTGCCGTTCGGCTGGTCGTGGCGCAGCCGCAGGCCCGTGGAGGTGCCGACGTAGGTGGAGACCAGCTCGTGGTTGGCGAAGCCGTACAGCTCCCGGCCGCCCGCCCGGGCCCGGGCGAAGGCCTCGCCGAGGGCCGGGGCGAAGTCCGCGAACACCGCCGAGGAGGTCTCGGCGGGGGCGTCGGTGAAGTCCGGGGAGACCGGGGTGCCGGTCACCAGCGGCTGGGCGTCCTCCGCCGGACCGGCCCCGCGCGCGGCCGCCTCGGCGGCCCGTACCAGCGGCTCCAGGTCCTCCGCGGTGACGGCGGAGCGCGAGACGACCCCCGAGGCCGTGCCCTCCTTGCCGTCGACCGTGGCGATGACCGTCAGGGTCCGGCCGCGGGTGACGCCGTTCGTGGTGAGCGCATTGCCCGCCCAGCGCAGGTTGGCGGTGGAGTCCTCGTCGGCGATGACGACGCAGCCGTCGGCGGTGGACAGCTCCAGCGCCCGCTCGACGATCTCGTGGGGCTTGGTGCGTCCGTTCGAAAGCGTGCTCATCGGCCGGCCTCCTGCGTGGTGTTCAAGATGTTCACGTCGCGGAACAGTGCGGACGGGCAGCCGTGCGAGACCGCCGCGACCTGGCCCGGCTGGGCCTTCCCGCAGTTGAAGGCGCCGCCCAGGACGTAGGTCTGCGGGCCGCCGAGCTTCTCCATCGAGCCCCAGAACTCGGTGGTCGAGGCCTGGTACGCGACGTCGCGCAGCTGCCCGGCCAGCTTGCCGTTCTCGATGCGGAAGAACCGCTGTCCGGTGAACTGGAAGTTGTAGCGCTGCATGTCGATCGACCAGGAGCGGTCGCCGACCACGTAGATCCCGCGCTCCACCCCGCCGATCAGGTCCTCCGTCGAGAGACCGCCCGGATCCGGCCGGAGCGAGACGTTCGCCATCCGCTGGACGGGCACGTGCCCGGGGGAGTCGGCGTAGGCGCAGCCGTTGGAGCGGCCGAGTCCGGTCAGCTTCGCGATCCGCCGGTCGAGCTGGTAGCCGACCAGGGTGCCGTCCTTGACCAGGTCCCAGCTCTGCGCCTCGACGCCCTCGTCGTCGAAACCGACGGTGGCGAGGCCGTGCTCGGCGGTGCGGTCACCCGTCACGTTCATGATCGGGGAGCCGTACTTGAGCTTGCCCAGCTGGTCGAAGGTGGCGAAGGAGGTCCCCGCGTACGCCGCCTCGTAGCCCAGTGCCCGGTCGAGCTCGGTGGCGTGGCCGATGGACTCGTGGATGGTGAGCCACAGGTTGGACGGGTCCACGACCAGGTCGTAGCGCCCGGCCTGCACGCTCGGCGCCCGCATCTTCTCGGCGAGCAGGCCCGGGATCTGCTCCAGCTCGGCGTTCCAGTCCCAGCCCGTGCCGGTCAGGTACTCCCAGCCGCGGCCGGCCGGCGGGGCGATGGTGCGCATCGAGTCGAACTCGCCGGTCGTGCCGTTCACGGCGACGGCGGTGAGCTGCGGATGGATGCGTACCCGCTGCTGCGTGGTCGAGGTGCCCGAGCTGTCGGCGTAGAACTTGTTCTCGTGCACGGCGAGCAGCGAGGCGTCCACGTGCGCGACCCCGTCGGCCGCGAGCAGCCGGGCGCTCCAGTCGGCGAGCAGCGCCGCCTTCTCCGTGTCCGGGACCTCGAAGGGGTTCACGTCGTAGGCGGAGATCCAGGTCCGGTCGGAGTGCACCGGCTCCTCGGCGAGCTCGACCCGCTCGTCGGAACCGGCCGCCTTGATCACCTGGGCGGACAGCTTCGCCATGGCCACGGCCTGCGAGGCGACCTTGGCGGCGGCGTCCATGGTCAGGTCCACTCCGGAGGCGAAGCCCCAACTGCCCCCGTGCACCACGCGGACCGCGTACCCGAGGTCGGTGGTGTCGGACCCGCCGGACGGCTTGGCGTCACGGAGCCGCCAGGAGGCGTTGCGAATGCGTTCCAGGCGGAAGTCGGCATGATCGGCGCCCAGCGCGCGCGCCCGGGCGAGCGCCGCGTCGGCGAGCGCCCGCAGGGGCAGCGCGGTGAATGCCGCGTCGATGGAATGGGCCACGGAAGTCCTCCCGGGGTCGGGGCCGGTCGCCCCGATCATGTCGCGCTCGGGGCTCTTGTGCCTACATCTTTCTGTAGGGACTCGACAGAGCCCGTCGCAAGGCCCTGTCGGAGCCCGATTCTCCGTACGGGCGGTGCGACCTATAGGTTTTTGGTATTCACACCGCTGAGCGAAAGGGTGATCTGTTGAGCCGCTCGGTTCTCGTCACCGGAGGAAACCGGGGCATCGGCCTCGCCATCGCCCGTGCCTTCGCGGAGGCCGGCGACAAAGTCGCCATCACGTACCGGTCGGGCGAACCGCCGGAGGCGCTGACCTCCCTGGGCGTCCTCGCGGTCCGCTGCGACATCACCGACTCCGAGCAGGTGGAGCAGGCCTACAAGGAGATCGAGGACAAGCACGGCGCGGTCGAGGTGCTGGTGGCCAACGCCGGCATCACCAAGGACACGCTGCTGATGCGGATGTCCGAGGAGGACTTCGCCTCGGTCGTCGACACGAACCTCACCGGCACCTTCCGGGTGGTCAAGCGCGCGAACCGTGGCATGCTCCGTGCCAAGAAGGGCCGCGTCGTCCTGATCTCCTCGGTCGTCGGGCTGCTCGGTTCGGCGGGACAGGCCAACTACGCCGCCTCCAAGGCGGCACTGGTCGGCTTCGCCCGGTCGCTCGCCCGTGAGCTGGGCTCCCGCAACATCACCTTCAACGTCGTCGCCCCCGGCTTCGTGGACACCGATATGACGAAGGTGCTCACCGATGAGCAGCGCGCGGGCATCGTGGCCCAGGTGCCGCTCGCCCGCTACGCGCAGCCCGAGGAGATCGCGGCAGCCGTCAGCTTCCTGGCGTCCGACGACGCCGCGTACATCACCGGAGCCGTCATTCCCGTTGACGGCGGATTGGGCATGGGTCACTGATCACCATGAGTGGAATTCTCGAGGGCAAGCGCATCCTCGTCACCGGCGTGCTGATGGAGTCCTCCATCGCGTTCCACGTCGCCAAGCTCGCCCAGGAGCAGGGCGCCGAGGTCATCCTCACGGCGTTCCCGCGGCCGACGCTGACGGAGCGCATCGCCCGCAAGCTGCCCAAGCCCGCCAAGGTGATCGAGCTCGACGTCACCAACCAGGAGCACCTGGACCGGCTGGAGACCCTCGTCCGCGACGAGCTCGGCAGCCTCGACGGGGTCGTCCACTCCATCGGCTTCGCCCCGCAGGACGCCCTCGGCGGCAACTTCCTGAACACGCCGTTCGAGTCGGTCGCCACGGCGATGCACGTCTCGGCGTTCTCGCTGAAGTCGCTGACGATGGCGTGCAAGCCGCTGTTCTCGCACGAGGGCGCGGCCGTCGTCGGCCTCACCTTCGACGCGCAGTTCGCCTGGCCCCAGTACGACTGGATGGGCCCGGCCAAGGCCGCGCTGGAGGCCACCAGCCGCTACCTCGCCCGCGACCTGGGCAAGGAGAACATCCGCTGCAACCTGGTCTCGGCCGGTCCGATCGGCTCCATGGCCGCGAAGTCCATCCCGGGCTTCGGCGAGCTGGCCGACGTCTGGAACTCCCGCTCGATGCTGGAGTGGGACATGAGCGACCCGGAGCCGGCCGCCCGCGGCGTCGTCGCGCTGCTGTCGGACTGGTTCCCGAAGACCACCGGCGAGATCGTCCACGTGGACGGCGGTCTGCACGCGATGGGTGCCTGACGGCTCCCGCATCCCGTACGGCGACGGCCGCGCTTCCCTTCCGGGGGCGCGGCCGTCGCCGTTTCCGTGGGCCGGGTGCTTCGGCCGGTCCTTCGGCCGAGCCCTTCGGCCGGGCCCGCGCACTCGATCAGATGTGCGCCGTCTGACCGGATCTTCCCGAGTCGAAAACCAGGACAGATAGCTGCAAACTGTCCAAGTCGGGATCTTCCCGGCTCCTGCGGGGAGGAGGTAGGAGTGCGCGCGAGACCGAGCCGAGCGGTATCGCTGCTGGTCACCTCGGTGATCCTGACCGGGCTCCTGGTCCCCGGGGCAGCCGCGCAGCCCGTGAACGGCGAGTCGGCGCCCGGCCCCGACGCCGCCCCCGCCGTGGTCGACCTCGCGGAGATCCCCGCCGAGCCACCCGTACGGCCCCCGTCCCGCGCCGAGCGGGAACTCTTCGGCGCGGACTGCGACACCGTGATCAACGGGTCACAGGTGACGGCGTACTGCCACAACAGCTATCCCGAGACCGACCTGGTGTCGCTGCACGTGGAATGCGACCGTTGGTGGGACGTGGACGGGGACGCCGCCCCCGTGGCCGTCGGCCCGGCCGGGCGGGTGGCCCTCGCCGGCCGCTGCTGGAAGGAAGTCCGCTCCGCCTGGGTCAGCCACCGGCGCGCCTGACCGCTGCCGCCCTGCGGACGCCTACGAAGCCGCGCCCGTGCCCTTGCCGAGGCAGGCGAACGGGTAGCCCGCCGCCTCGGAGGCCGCCGCGTCCCCGTCCCCCCGCCGGATCGCCTCGATCAGCCGGGAGTGGTCCAGGTGGGCGGCCGGGTCCAGTTCGGCCCCGACGTCCGTCCGCAGCCAGTCGGCCACGAGGTCCCCGAGGTCCGCGTACAGCTCGATCAGCACGTCGTTGTGCGAGGCCGTCACCACGGCCATGTGCAGGCTCACGTCCGCCGCCACGAACAGCTCCGCGTCCCCGCTCGCCCAGGCCTCCTCGCGCCGCGCCAGCAGCGCGTCCAGCTGTACGAGGTCCCGCTCGGTCCGCCGCTCCGCCGCCAGCCGGGCCGCCGAGGACTCCAGCGTCGAGCGCAGCTCCGCGACGTGCCGCGGGTCGGCTCCGGCGAAGCGGCGGTGCATCACCCCGGCCAGCTCGCTGGTGGCCAGCACGTAGGTGCCCGAACCCTGCCGGATGTCGAGGAGCCCGTTGTGCGCGAGGGCCCGGACGGCCTCGCGGACGGTGTTGCGGGCGACGCCCAGCAGCTCCACCAGCTCCGGCTCGGTGGGGATGCGGGAACCGACCGGCCACTCGCCGGAGGTGATCTGGTTCCGCAGCTGGGCGATCACCTGGTCGACGAGGGCGGAGCGCCGTGGCGAGGTCAGCGGCATGGGTTCCTCTCAAGAGCAATTGGACAACCAATCATCCCATGATTCTATGATGGTTGAATGTCCGACGAAGAAGTCACCACGCTCGGCCGGCCGGCCGGAGCCCGAACGGCCCCGCGGCAGGCCCCCGGCGGCGCCGGGCCCGGGGCCGAGCGCGCCACGGCCGCCGCCCTCACCACCCCGCGCGCACCGGCGCAGCCGGCCTGGCTCGGCCCGGTGCTCATCGTCGGAATCGTGCTGGCCGCCCTCAACCTGCGGCCCGCCATCACCAGCCTCGGCGCCCTCTTCGAGGAGACCCGCACGGGCCTCGGCATGAGCGGCGCCGTCGCCGGACTGATCACCTCCGTCCCCGCCCTCTGCTTCGCCGTCTTCGGCATCACCGCGCCCCGGCTCTCGCGCCGCTTCGGCCCCGCCGCCGTCGTCTGCGCCGGCATGGCCGCCGTGGCCACCGGCCTGCTGATCCGGCCCTTCGCCGACAACGCCGCGGCCTTCCTCGCCGCCAGTGCCCTCTCCCTGGCCGGCATAGCCGTCACCAACGTCCTCCTGCCGGTCATCGTCAAGCGTTACTTCCCGGACCGCGTGGGCACGATGACCGGCCTGTACTCCATGGCCCTGGCCGCCGGCACCTCGCTCGCCGCCGCCGCGACCGTCCCGATGACCGCCGCCCTGGGCGGCAGCTGGCGTACCGGCCTGCTCGTCTGGGCCGTGCTCGCCCTGGCCGCCGTACTGCCCTGGCTGCCCATCGCCCGCGCCTCCCGCCGCGCCGAGCGGGCCGCCGTCGCCCAGGAGGCGGCAGCACGCGGCGCCGTACCGGGCCCCGTACGCGCCGACACGGGCCCGAAGGTCGTCCGCAGCCGCACCGCCTGGGCCCTGGCCTGCTACTTCGGCCTCCAGGCCACCGGCGCCTACATCACCATGGGGTGGCTCCCGCAGATCTTCCGCGACGCCGGGGTCTCCGCCTCCACCTCCGGCGTGCTGCTCGCCGTCACCATG comes from Streptomyces sp. NBC_01408 and encodes:
- a CDS encoding metallopeptidase TldD-related protein → MSTLSNGRTKPHEIVERALELSTADGCVVIADEDSTANLRWAGNALTTNGVTRGRTLTVIATVDGKEGTASGVVSRSAVTAEDLEPLVRAAEAAARGAGPAEDAQPLVTGTPVSPDFTDAPAETSSAVFADFAPALGEAFARARAGGRELYGFANHELVSTYVGTSTGLRLRHDQPNGTLELNAKSPDRQRSAWAGRSTRDFKDVDPTVLDAELAVRLGWAERKIELPAGRYETLLPPTAVADLLIYQMWSAAARDAVEGRTVFSKPGGGTRLGEKLSELPLTLRSDPNAPGLETAPFVIAHSSGDDASVFDNGLPVPATEWIRDGRLSRLTTTRHTAGLTGMQLSPGFGNLILDAGGEKSLEEMVAGTERGLLLTCLWYIREVDPATLLLTGLTRDGVYLVENGQVVGEVNNFRFNESPVDLLSRASEAGRTEKTLPREWSDWFTRAAMPALRIPDFNMSSVSKGV
- a CDS encoding TldD/PmbA family protein, which encodes MAHSIDAAFTALPLRALADAALARARALGADHADFRLERIRNASWRLRDAKPSGGSDTTDLGYAVRVVHGGSWGFASGVDLTMDAAAKVASQAVAMAKLSAQVIKAAGSDERVELAEEPVHSDRTWISAYDVNPFEVPDTEKAALLADWSARLLAADGVAHVDASLLAVHENKFYADSSGTSTTQQRVRIHPQLTAVAVNGTTGEFDSMRTIAPPAGRGWEYLTGTGWDWNAELEQIPGLLAEKMRAPSVQAGRYDLVVDPSNLWLTIHESIGHATELDRALGYEAAYAGTSFATFDQLGKLKYGSPIMNVTGDRTAEHGLATVGFDDEGVEAQSWDLVKDGTLVGYQLDRRIAKLTGLGRSNGCAYADSPGHVPVQRMANVSLRPDPGGLSTEDLIGGVERGIYVVGDRSWSIDMQRYNFQFTGQRFFRIENGKLAGQLRDVAYQASTTEFWGSMEKLGGPQTYVLGGAFNCGKAQPGQVAAVSHGCPSALFRDVNILNTTQEAGR
- the fabG gene encoding 3-oxoacyl-[acyl-carrier-protein] reductase, whose protein sequence is MSRSVLVTGGNRGIGLAIARAFAEAGDKVAITYRSGEPPEALTSLGVLAVRCDITDSEQVEQAYKEIEDKHGAVEVLVANAGITKDTLLMRMSEEDFASVVDTNLTGTFRVVKRANRGMLRAKKGRVVLISSVVGLLGSAGQANYAASKAALVGFARSLARELGSRNITFNVVAPGFVDTDMTKVLTDEQRAGIVAQVPLARYAQPEEIAAAVSFLASDDAAYITGAVIPVDGGLGMGH
- the fabI gene encoding enoyl-ACP reductase FabI, with protein sequence MSGILEGKRILVTGVLMESSIAFHVAKLAQEQGAEVILTAFPRPTLTERIARKLPKPAKVIELDVTNQEHLDRLETLVRDELGSLDGVVHSIGFAPQDALGGNFLNTPFESVATAMHVSAFSLKSLTMACKPLFSHEGAAVVGLTFDAQFAWPQYDWMGPAKAALEATSRYLARDLGKENIRCNLVSAGPIGSMAAKSIPGFGELADVWNSRSMLEWDMSDPEPAARGVVALLSDWFPKTTGEIVHVDGGLHAMGA
- a CDS encoding FadR/GntR family transcriptional regulator — encoded protein: MPLTSPRRSALVDQVIAQLRNQITSGEWPVGSRIPTEPELVELLGVARNTVREAVRALAHNGLLDIRQGSGTYVLATSELAGVMHRRFAGADPRHVAELRSTLESSAARLAAERRTERDLVQLDALLARREEAWASGDAELFVAADVSLHMAVVTASHNDVLIELYADLGDLVADWLRTDVGAELDPAAHLDHSRLIEAIRRGDGDAAASEAAGYPFACLGKGTGAAS
- a CDS encoding MFS transporter — encoded protein: MSDEEVTTLGRPAGARTAPRQAPGGAGPGAERATAAALTTPRAPAQPAWLGPVLIVGIVLAALNLRPAITSLGALFEETRTGLGMSGAVAGLITSVPALCFAVFGITAPRLSRRFGPAAVVCAGMAAVATGLLIRPFADNAAAFLAASALSLAGIAVTNVLLPVIVKRYFPDRVGTMTGLYSMALAAGTSLAAAATVPMTAALGGSWRTGLLVWAVLALAAVLPWLPIARASRRAERAAVAQEAAARGAVPGPVRADTGPKVVRSRTAWALACYFGLQATGAYITMGWLPQIFRDAGVSASTSGVLLAVTMVMGVPLAFVIPGLAGRMKNQGAIAATLGLFGLVGYLGLYLAPVAGAWAWALLLGVSNCAFPLVITLIGLRAKSPAGVVKLSAFAQCTGYLISIPGPLLIGTLYQHSGGWDLPLALMAGLLVPQIALGILAGRDRTIEDECGMRD